The Hyphomonas sediminis genome contains a region encoding:
- a CDS encoding phosphodiester glycosidase family protein, with protein sequence MIRRLLLPALMAVLAACGEAPAGPCQTRTFENLPYLVCTFDTAEDDIRLFLRDETGAPYGQFDRLANHVASQGGHLIFAMNAGMYHDDRRPVGLYIEEGEAEMGLVRSAGPGNFGMLPNGVFWIDGDTAGVSETLAFDEQFKDAPPRFATQSGPMLVIKGELHPALNPDGTSLRRRNGVGVSADGHKVFFVISEVPVNFHSFARLFRDELDAPDALYLDGAVSKVYVPAMERSESGLDMGPIVGVIRK encoded by the coding sequence ATGATCCGGCGCCTTCTCCTGCCCGCCCTGATGGCGGTTCTGGCTGCCTGCGGCGAGGCGCCTGCAGGCCCCTGCCAGACGCGCACCTTCGAAAACCTGCCCTATCTGGTGTGCACCTTCGATACGGCCGAGGACGACATCCGCCTGTTCCTGCGGGACGAGACGGGCGCGCCCTATGGCCAGTTCGACCGGCTGGCCAATCATGTCGCCTCGCAAGGGGGCCACCTGATCTTCGCCATGAATGCGGGCATGTATCACGACGACCGGCGCCCCGTGGGCCTCTATATCGAAGAGGGCGAAGCGGAGATGGGCCTCGTGCGCTCGGCCGGGCCGGGCAATTTCGGGATGCTGCCCAATGGCGTGTTCTGGATTGATGGCGACACGGCCGGCGTTTCGGAAACGCTCGCCTTCGACGAACAGTTCAAGGATGCCCCGCCCCGCTTTGCCACACAGTCCGGCCCGATGCTGGTGATCAAGGGCGAGCTGCACCCGGCGCTGAACCCCGACGGGACAAGCCTGCGCCGGCGCAATGGCGTGGGCGTCAGCGCCGATGGGCACAAGGTGTTCTTCGTGATCAGCGAAGTGCCGGTGAACTTCCATTCCTTCGCGCGGCTGTTCCGCGACGAACTGGACGCGCCCGATGCGCTCTATCTCGATGGGGCGGTCTCGAAGGTTTATGTGCCGGCGATGGAGCGCAGCGAGTCCGGGCTGGACATGGGGCCGATTGTCGGCGTCATCCGGAAATGA
- a CDS encoding PadR family transcriptional regulator — MRHGRGQGEGRGRGHGAGMGKGGRGGRGGPRRALDHGTLRLLILQMITAEPRHGYDLIRGIEARTGGAYVPSPGVIYPALETLLDLGWAAAETEGSRRLFRITPEGEAELAREAATLDQVNERLDALQASDAPEDPDDVRGAMRRLRHTVIETVRAAPEDTARRSALAAILAEAQEKISRL, encoded by the coding sequence ATGCGCCACGGCAGAGGACAAGGCGAGGGCAGGGGCCGCGGCCACGGTGCGGGCATGGGTAAAGGGGGGCGGGGTGGCCGCGGCGGCCCGCGGCGCGCGCTGGACCACGGCACCCTCCGCCTGCTGATCCTTCAGATGATCACGGCCGAGCCCCGCCATGGCTATGATCTCATTCGCGGCATCGAGGCCCGCACGGGCGGCGCCTATGTGCCCAGCCCCGGCGTCATCTATCCCGCGCTGGAAACCCTGCTGGATCTTGGCTGGGCCGCCGCTGAAACCGAAGGCAGCCGCCGCCTGTTCCGCATCACGCCGGAAGGGGAAGCAGAGCTTGCCCGCGAGGCCGCGACGCTGGACCAGGTGAACGAACGCCTCGACGCCCTTCAGGCCAGCGATGCGCCGGAAGACCCGGATGACGTGCGCGGCGCCATGCGCCGCCTGCGCCACACGGTCATCGAAACGGTCCGCGCCGCCCCGGAAGACACCGCCCGCCGCAGCGCGCTGGCCGCCATCCTCGCCGAAGCCCAGGAAAAGATCTCCCGGCTCTAG
- a CDS encoding winged helix-turn-helix domain-containing protein has product MSEDNPFDHNDIDDVIHGRLRLGVMAYLSTASPAVFGELRDKVGATDGNLSTHLKKLEEAGYVTQEKRFVGKKPQTRVFLTDKGRKAWLIWISRMEAIMKAAE; this is encoded by the coding sequence ATGAGCGAGGACAATCCCTTCGACCACAATGACATTGACGATGTCATCCATGGCCGCCTGCGCCTCGGTGTGATGGCCTATCTCTCAACCGCCAGCCCGGCTGTGTTCGGCGAGTTACGCGACAAGGTGGGGGCCACCGATGGCAACCTGTCCACCCATCTGAAGAAGCTGGAAGAGGCAGGGTATGTGACGCAGGAGAAGCGCTTTGTCGGCAAGAAGCCGCAGACACGCGTGTTCCTGACGGACAAGGGTCGCAAAGCCTGGCTGATCTGGATTTCGCGGATGGAAGCCATCATGAAGGCCGCCGAATAG
- a CDS encoding 3-hydroxybutyrate dehydrogenase: MLAGKTALVTGSTSGIGKAIALRLAADGANIVLNGFGDANEIEALRAGIEKDYKVKATYSAADLSKADAIEAMMKEAAATFGGIDILVNNAGVQFVSPIEEFPVEKWNLIIALNLSAAFHTTRLVLPHMKKQKWGRIINMGSAHAKVASPFKSAYVAAKHGISGLTKTTALEGATFGVRCNTICPGYVHTPLVDGQIADTAKARGMSEEQVKNEVILAAQPTKEFVTVEEVAALASFLCTDAAAQINGADLSIDGGWTAQ, encoded by the coding sequence ATGCTCGCCGGTAAAACAGCCCTCGTAACAGGCTCAACCAGCGGTATCGGCAAGGCCATCGCGCTGCGTCTTGCAGCCGACGGGGCTAACATCGTGCTTAACGGTTTCGGTGACGCGAACGAGATCGAGGCACTTCGTGCCGGAATCGAAAAGGATTATAAAGTAAAGGCCACCTACTCGGCCGCCGACCTCTCGAAGGCCGACGCCATCGAGGCGATGATGAAGGAGGCTGCGGCCACCTTCGGCGGCATCGATATTCTGGTGAACAATGCCGGCGTACAGTTCGTTTCCCCGATCGAGGAGTTCCCGGTCGAGAAGTGGAATCTCATCATTGCGCTGAACCTGTCAGCCGCTTTCCACACGACCCGCCTCGTCCTACCCCATATGAAAAAGCAGAAATGGGGCCGCATCATCAATATGGGCTCGGCCCATGCCAAGGTCGCCTCACCTTTCAAGTCAGCCTATGTCGCCGCCAAGCACGGCATTTCCGGCCTCACAAAGACAACCGCGCTGGAAGGGGCAACCTTCGGCGTGCGCTGCAACACCATTTGTCCCGGCTATGTCCACACACCCCTGGTCGATGGCCAGATTGCCGACACCGCCAAGGCGCGCGGCATGTCCGAAGAGCAGGTCAAGAATGAAGTCATCCTGGCAGCTCAACCGACCAAGGAATTCGTGACGGTGGAAGAAGTCGCCGCCCTGGCAAGCTTCCTCTGCACGGACGCTGCCGCCCAGATCAACGGCGCCGACCTCTCGATCGATGGCGGCTGGACGGCGCAGTAG
- a CDS encoding DUF350 domain-containing protein — protein MLLGELSAFDAAFPRFLMSTGLAALLLLTASAVYVLLTPWKELALVKKGNTSAGVALAGAVGGLAIPIASTLASSVSLPELVLWGAIALLMQLITYRIVDLILRDIPRRISDDEMGAAVLLAAAKLGTGLIFAAGLWDPVLQRI, from the coding sequence GTGTTACTGGGCGAACTCAGCGCTTTCGATGCGGCCTTCCCGCGCTTCCTAATGTCAACCGGACTGGCCGCGTTGCTGCTGCTGACGGCGTCTGCCGTCTATGTTCTGCTCACGCCGTGGAAGGAACTTGCGCTGGTGAAGAAGGGCAACACCTCCGCCGGTGTCGCCCTTGCCGGGGCGGTCGGCGGGCTGGCGATTCCCATCGCCTCGACGCTCGCTTCTTCCGTTTCCCTCCCCGAACTTGTCCTGTGGGGCGCCATTGCGCTGCTCATGCAACTCATTACCTATCGTATCGTGGACCTCATCCTGCGGGACATCCCGCGCCGGATCTCGGATGACGAGATGGGCGCGGCGGTGCTGCTTGCGGCGGCAAAGCTCGGCACGGGGCTGATCTTTGCGGCAGGGCTGTGGGATCCGGTGTTGCAGAGGATCTGA
- a CDS encoding S1 family peptidase, with protein MRGFDWVIYLAALGFILLVVFSLAPEAEAPEPPPPSIIAEEMGPLLPDPSPLDELVVVQTGPPQNGVGTAFAVNSRGDWLTARHVVEGCSKVSLEVAPGNYVPVARISLDDGHDLALISTGRSPNPVTLDLTSPMYLGNEGFLVGFPQGQPGELAGKLVGRSRLVTRGTREAEMPILAWAEVGRTSGLKGTLGGISGGPVFGKDGSVRGVIVAESPRRGRIYTTAPQSVEAFLAVMGVVREAGPADAFQLRNYGAASDTARRRLQVVKVMCEVGS; from the coding sequence ATGCGCGGCTTTGACTGGGTAATCTACCTTGCCGCGCTCGGATTTATTCTGCTGGTCGTCTTTTCATTGGCGCCGGAAGCAGAAGCGCCCGAACCGCCGCCCCCCTCCATCATTGCCGAAGAAATGGGGCCGTTGCTGCCCGACCCTTCGCCGCTGGACGAGCTGGTGGTGGTGCAGACCGGGCCGCCGCAGAACGGTGTGGGCACTGCCTTCGCGGTCAATTCGCGGGGCGACTGGCTGACGGCCCGGCATGTGGTGGAAGGCTGTTCGAAGGTGAGCCTTGAGGTGGCGCCGGGCAATTATGTGCCCGTGGCGCGGATTTCCCTCGATGACGGGCACGACCTTGCGCTGATTTCGACGGGGCGCAGTCCCAATCCGGTGACGTTGGACCTGACATCGCCGATGTATCTTGGCAATGAGGGGTTCCTTGTAGGCTTCCCTCAGGGCCAGCCGGGCGAACTCGCAGGCAAACTGGTGGGCCGTTCGCGCCTTGTGACGCGCGGTACGCGGGAGGCAGAGATGCCGATCCTCGCCTGGGCTGAAGTTGGCCGCACCAGCGGTCTGAAAGGCACGCTGGGTGGGATTTCCGGCGGACCGGTGTTTGGCAAGGATGGTTCGGTGCGCGGCGTGATCGTGGCCGAAAGCCCAAGACGCGGCAGGATCTATACAACTGCGCCGCAATCGGTTGAGGCGTTTCTCGCGGTTATGGGCGTGGTGCGGGAGGCCGGGCCGGCTGATGCTTTTCAATTGCGCAATTATGGCGCAGCTTCGGACACAGCGCGGCGGCGCTTGCAGGTGGTGAAGGTTATGTGCGAAGTGGGGTCATGA
- the pyrF gene encoding orotidine-5'-phosphate decarboxylase, whose protein sequence is MIDFATRLTEGTRKFGPLCVGIDPHPGLIPELFGGDTPEGVRNWALAMVDAAAGKVAIIKPQVSLFERHGPEGMAALQAVGRAGRAAGLLVLMDAKRGDIGTTAEGYANAYLASGAPFECDALTVNPYMGLDTIEPYAKIAKAEGKGVVVLVRTSNPGAADFQRLDTGGKPLYVRVAEALAPLSERLMSPCGWSNLMMVVGATAPEEARQVRAVAPKALFLVPGYGAQNGRPEDAMAGLMSTGNAVEGGVISASRSISFPSAAAGAGSIDAWQAAIASAIEAARAELAGAAYA, encoded by the coding sequence ATGATCGATTTTGCCACCCGACTGACCGAAGGCACGCGGAAATTCGGCCCGCTCTGTGTAGGGATCGATCCGCATCCGGGCCTTATTCCAGAGCTGTTTGGCGGAGATACGCCCGAAGGCGTCCGCAATTGGGCGCTGGCGATGGTGGACGCCGCTGCCGGCAAGGTGGCGATCATCAAGCCGCAGGTCAGCCTGTTCGAGCGCCACGGGCCGGAAGGCATGGCGGCGCTGCAGGCGGTGGGCCGGGCAGGGCGCGCGGCAGGTCTCCTGGTGCTGATGGATGCCAAGCGCGGCGACATCGGCACGACGGCGGAGGGCTATGCCAACGCCTATCTGGCATCGGGCGCGCCGTTCGAATGCGACGCGCTGACGGTGAACCCCTATATGGGCCTCGATACGATCGAGCCTTATGCAAAGATCGCAAAAGCGGAAGGCAAGGGCGTAGTCGTGCTGGTGCGTACGTCCAATCCCGGCGCGGCGGACTTCCAGCGACTCGATACCGGTGGCAAGCCGCTCTATGTCCGCGTGGCTGAGGCGCTGGCGCCGCTGAGCGAGCGGCTGATGAGCCCCTGCGGCTGGTCGAACCTGATGATGGTTGTCGGCGCCACCGCGCCGGAGGAAGCCCGTCAGGTCCGGGCTGTGGCCCCGAAGGCGCTGTTCCTTGTGCCCGGCTATGGCGCGCAGAATGGCCGGCCGGAGGATGCGATGGCGGGCCTGATGAGCACGGGCAATGCAGTTGAAGGCGGGGTGATCAGCGCGTCCCGTTCGATCAGTTTCCCGTCTGCGGCTGCAGGCGCGGGCAGCATCGATGCCTGGCAGGCAGCCATCGCGTCGGCTATCGAAGCGGCCAGGGCGGAACTGGCGGGCGCCGCCTACGCCTGA
- a CDS encoding PQQ-dependent dehydrogenase, methanol/ethanol family, which yields MAVAAAALVLAACGQGQLQKAEPRGFAAVDTARISAESGGNEWLTYGGTYDEQRHSKLTAINKENVGELGVAWTYDLATNRGVESTPIVVDGTMYVTSAWSIVYALDAKTGAEKWVHDPEADRAVGVNACCDVVNRGVAVYDGKVYVGVIDGRLEALNAATGEVVWSTVTVDQSKPYTITGAPRVVNGKVLIGNGGAELGVRGYLSAYDANTGELVWRFYTVPNPAKQPDGAASDDAFVKVGNVTWGDEGAWVTDGGGGTVWDSIVYDEVNNQIIFGVGNGSPWNRNFRDPSAGDNLFLSSIVAVDAETGAYKWHFQTTPGDNWDYTATQTIILADLPLGENGAPRRVAMQAPKNGFFYVVDAATGEFLSGDAYVPMNWATGLDENGRPIEVPEARYSKQPYEQLPGPLGGHNWHPMAFNPDLGLAYIPAQEIPQAYSEDPRFNSRPVGWNTGVDFSAGVPPIAPPEVAKFLRSSLKGRLIAWDPVARQPRWSVEHGNAWNGGVLSTAGGVVFQGKLNGEFVSYDAATGDKLWSYNLKSGGASGPGTFMVDGEQYVTITTGWGSAFALAAGFAYDDKVASTVGKVVTFKMGATGEIADAGLAPIDATPKGEAFGSLALVSEGAVHYARNCMVCHGPLAVSSGVLPDLRWSAIAGNADAWKGVVIDGNLSANGMVSFSEYITPDEAEAIRAYVLTQAHAASAPAEQPSP from the coding sequence ATGGCTGTGGCAGCGGCGGCGCTGGTTCTGGCGGCCTGCGGACAGGGACAGCTTCAGAAGGCGGAGCCGCGCGGCTTTGCAGCAGTCGATACGGCGCGCATCTCAGCCGAGAGTGGCGGCAATGAATGGCTCACCTATGGCGGCACGTATGACGAGCAGCGCCACTCCAAACTGACCGCGATCAATAAAGAGAATGTCGGCGAACTGGGTGTTGCCTGGACCTATGACCTGGCCACCAATCGCGGCGTTGAGTCGACCCCGATCGTGGTTGACGGGACGATGTATGTCACCTCCGCCTGGTCGATCGTCTATGCGTTGGACGCCAAGACCGGCGCCGAGAAATGGGTGCATGATCCGGAGGCGGACCGCGCTGTGGGCGTCAATGCTTGCTGCGATGTCGTCAACCGCGGCGTCGCTGTCTATGACGGCAAGGTCTATGTCGGCGTGATCGATGGCCGGCTGGAAGCGCTTAACGCCGCAACCGGCGAAGTGGTCTGGAGCACGGTGACCGTCGACCAGTCCAAGCCCTACACGATCACCGGCGCGCCGCGTGTTGTGAATGGCAAGGTGCTGATCGGCAATGGTGGCGCCGAGCTTGGCGTGCGCGGATATCTCTCCGCCTACGATGCAAATACCGGCGAGCTTGTCTGGCGGTTTTACACTGTGCCGAACCCGGCAAAGCAGCCCGATGGTGCGGCCTCGGACGATGCTTTCGTCAAGGTGGGCAACGTGACCTGGGGCGATGAAGGCGCCTGGGTGACCGATGGCGGTGGCGGCACGGTCTGGGATTCGATCGTTTATGACGAAGTGAACAACCAGATCATCTTCGGCGTTGGCAATGGCTCGCCCTGGAACCGGAATTTCCGCGATCCGTCGGCAGGCGATAACCTGTTCCTTTCTTCCATCGTTGCGGTGGACGCCGAGACGGGCGCGTACAAATGGCACTTCCAGACGACGCCGGGCGACAACTGGGATTACACGGCGACACAGACGATCATTCTGGCGGACCTGCCGCTGGGCGAGAATGGCGCGCCGCGCCGCGTGGCCATGCAGGCACCGAAGAACGGCTTCTTCTATGTGGTCGATGCGGCGACGGGCGAGTTCCTGTCGGGCGACGCCTATGTGCCGATGAACTGGGCAACTGGCCTTGATGAAAATGGCCGGCCCATCGAAGTGCCCGAAGCACGTTATTCCAAACAGCCTTACGAGCAGTTGCCCGGCCCGCTGGGCGGCCATAACTGGCACCCGATGGCGTTCAACCCGGACCTCGGCCTGGCCTATATTCCGGCCCAGGAAATTCCGCAGGCGTATTCTGAAGATCCGCGTTTCAATTCCCGCCCGGTTGGCTGGAACACCGGCGTCGACTTCTCTGCAGGCGTGCCGCCGATTGCGCCCCCGGAGGTCGCCAAGTTCCTGCGTTCAAGCCTGAAGGGCCGCCTGATCGCTTGGGATCCGGTGGCGCGCCAGCCGCGCTGGAGCGTTGAGCATGGCAATGCCTGGAATGGCGGTGTGCTCTCGACGGCAGGCGGGGTGGTCTTCCAGGGCAAGCTCAATGGCGAGTTCGTGTCCTATGACGCGGCCACTGGCGACAAGCTTTGGAGCTATAATTTGAAATCGGGCGGCGCGTCCGGCCCAGGCACCTTTATGGTCGATGGCGAACAGTATGTGACCATCACGACCGGATGGGGCTCTGCCTTCGCGCTGGCAGCTGGATTTGCCTATGACGACAAGGTCGCCTCCACGGTGGGCAAGGTTGTAACTTTCAAGATGGGCGCGACGGGCGAGATCGCCGACGCGGGCCTGGCGCCGATTGATGCGACACCCAAGGGTGAAGCATTCGGCTCGCTGGCGCTGGTTTCGGAAGGCGCCGTTCACTATGCCCGTAACTGCATGGTCTGCCATGGCCCGCTGGCGGTTTCTTCCGGCGTTCTGCCGGACCTGCGCTGGTCGGCCATCGCGGGCAATGCGGATGCTTGGAAGGGCGTCGTCATCGACGGCAACCTCTCGGCCAACGGCATGGTGTCATTCTCCGAATACATCACGCCGGATGAAGCCGAAGCGATCCGGGCCTATGTGCTGACGCAGGCGCATGCGGCCTCCGCGCCGGCAGAACAGCCCAGCCCCTGA
- a CDS encoding sulfotransferase domain-containing protein, which translates to MNSAEPQSYLAKVHSDRWTNFSVLRHGAFDGFLVTSKNSGTHWVKYMFAVALADTYGIARPQYFSENAVRPYIGWPKDKPVFPQLPRLAFSHTIPHQLADWGWARGLAGLPPYVLCVRHPMAILASHHAKWEYDIKVDWLEYLKGDPEGKRYRCDLYWLARFWNRWGEVAEKYPASILRVQYEETRADPRAALEAMARHWGIALKPEAIEAALAEGTKDAMAKKVDPDAEPNVLQNRQVSLEELFSGEAMEIYAERVKTLFRHDLGYDLMASPKA; encoded by the coding sequence ATGAACAGTGCTGAACCGCAATCCTATCTCGCCAAGGTCCACAGCGACCGGTGGACCAATTTCTCCGTGCTCCGCCACGGCGCGTTTGACGGATTTCTTGTCACCTCGAAAAACTCTGGCACTCATTGGGTGAAGTATATGTTCGCCGTCGCGCTCGCCGACACATACGGCATCGCGCGGCCGCAATATTTCTCCGAGAATGCGGTGCGGCCCTATATCGGCTGGCCGAAGGACAAGCCGGTCTTTCCGCAATTACCAAGGCTGGCATTCAGCCACACCATTCCCCACCAGCTGGCCGATTGGGGCTGGGCGCGGGGCCTCGCTGGCCTGCCGCCTTATGTGCTCTGTGTACGCCATCCGATGGCGATCCTGGCATCGCACCATGCCAAATGGGAATACGACATCAAGGTCGACTGGCTGGAATATCTGAAGGGTGATCCTGAAGGGAAGCGCTATCGCTGCGACCTTTACTGGCTGGCGCGTTTCTGGAACCGCTGGGGCGAAGTGGCAGAGAAATATCCTGCCTCGATCCTCCGTGTGCAGTATGAAGAGACGCGGGCCGATCCGCGCGCCGCGCTGGAAGCCATGGCCCGGCATTGGGGCATCGCGCTGAAGCCCGAAGCGATCGAGGCGGCGCTGGCGGAAGGCACCAAGGACGCGATGGCAAAGAAGGTCGATCCTGACGCTGAGCCCAATGTGCTGCAGAACCGGCAGGTATCGCTGGAGGAATTGTTCTCGGGCGAGGCCATGGAGATTTATGCGGAGCGTGTGAAGACGCTGTTCCGCCATGATCTCGGCTATGACCTGATGGCGTCGCCTAAGGCTTGA
- a CDS encoding glutathione S-transferase yields the protein MRKFVSGNLNYSSWSIRPLLAVRKAGLGIEEEIIPLDFPETTARLKQISPTAKVPLLIWDGIEIWESLAITEFVAELAGSGVIWPKDTARRAIARAVAAEMHAGFAALRKACPMDIRARAAMPDMIPELEVDIIRIQNMWSGLRAQYGGNTAEPGPFLFGAWSGADAFFAPVVTRFRTYGLPLSGAAADYAAAVLEDPDFLKLEAQAAAEPWWINYGPDGRSSGYLKP from the coding sequence GTGAGAAAGTTCGTCTCCGGAAATCTCAACTATTCCAGCTGGTCGATCCGTCCCCTGCTCGCCGTGCGCAAGGCCGGGCTCGGCATTGAGGAAGAAATCATCCCGCTGGATTTCCCGGAGACAACCGCCCGCCTCAAACAGATCAGCCCCACGGCCAAAGTGCCCCTGCTGATCTGGGACGGGATCGAGATCTGGGAAAGCCTCGCGATCACCGAATTTGTCGCTGAACTGGCTGGCTCCGGCGTCATCTGGCCGAAGGATACCGCTCGGCGCGCCATCGCCCGCGCCGTCGCTGCCGAGATGCATGCGGGCTTCGCCGCCCTGCGCAAGGCCTGCCCGATGGACATCCGCGCCCGCGCCGCCATGCCGGATATGATCCCGGAGCTGGAAGTCGACATAATCCGGATCCAGAACATGTGGTCCGGCCTGCGCGCTCAATATGGTGGCAACACCGCCGAACCCGGCCCCTTCCTCTTTGGTGCCTGGTCCGGGGCGGACGCCTTCTTCGCGCCGGTCGTTACCCGTTTCCGCACCTATGGCCTGCCGCTTTCGGGCGCCGCCGCCGATTACGCCGCCGCCGTTCTGGAAGATCCGGATTTTCTGAAACTCGAAGCACAGGCTGCCGCAGAGCCCTGGTGGATCAATTACGGTCCGGATGGTCGCTCCAGCGGCTATCTCAAGCCTTAG
- a CDS encoding YciI family protein, producing the protein MPLYCLHCLDNETDGAERRAAARPAHLEWVVSLGDTCRMAGPLLNEDGKMIGSVFLMEAESADAARALNAADPYVKGGVFGRVSILETRWAFGGGKPE; encoded by the coding sequence ATGCCGCTCTATTGCCTGCATTGCCTGGACAATGAGACCGACGGCGCCGAGCGCCGCGCCGCCGCCCGCCCCGCCCACCTGGAATGGGTTGTCAGCCTGGGCGACACCTGCCGCATGGCGGGGCCGCTACTCAATGAAGATGGCAAGATGATCGGCTCGGTCTTCCTCATGGAGGCCGAAAGCGCCGACGCCGCCCGCGCCCTCAATGCAGCCGACCCTTATGTCAAAGGCGGCGTGTTTGGCCGCGTCTCGATCCTCGAAACCCGCTGGGCCTTCGGTGGAGGCAAACCGGAGTGA
- a CDS encoding TetR/AcrR family transcriptional regulator, giving the protein MDDTRKMILHAAVERILHYGYSKTTMAEIAKDCNMSAGNIYRFFASKLDIAEAMARKFNEEAYATFAKIAARKSSAADRMREIFHYELTRTYSAIAEEAKILEVAEVLADERPLYMNEKLATERTYLVQIMNDGVASGEFRAIENAEEVAEMWQAALMKFRFPQLFSKLTLPKLQREIDGVMDLLLAALSPGATTPAAWEGLPETVDPHCAPTVDDIMKKRLNADQ; this is encoded by the coding sequence ATGGACGACACCCGGAAGATGATCCTCCACGCCGCCGTGGAGCGCATTCTTCACTATGGCTACTCGAAGACGACGATGGCTGAGATTGCCAAGGACTGCAACATGTCCGCCGGCAACATCTATCGCTTCTTTGCCTCGAAGCTCGACATTGCCGAGGCGATGGCTCGGAAGTTCAACGAAGAAGCATATGCCACCTTCGCCAAGATTGCTGCGCGCAAGAGTTCGGCGGCCGACCGGATGCGCGAGATTTTCCATTATGAGCTGACGCGCACCTATTCGGCGATCGCCGAAGAGGCAAAGATCCTTGAAGTCGCGGAAGTCCTGGCTGACGAACGTCCGCTTTACATGAATGAGAAGCTGGCAACCGAGCGGACCTATCTCGTCCAGATCATGAATGACGGGGTTGCCAGTGGTGAATTCCGCGCGATCGAGAATGCCGAAGAGGTCGCCGAAATGTGGCAGGCGGCGCTGATGAAGTTCCGTTTCCCGCAGTTGTTCTCGAAGCTGACGCTGCCGAAGCTTCAGCGGGAAATTGATGGTGTGATGGATTTGTTGCTGGCCGCGCTATCGCCCGGCGCCACGACACCAGCAGCCTGGGAAGGCCTGCCGGAGACGGTCGATCCGCATTGCGCACCGACTGTTGATGACATCATGAAAAAGCGGCTGAACGCTGATCAGTGA
- the tsaD gene encoding tRNA (adenosine(37)-N6)-threonylcarbamoyltransferase complex transferase subunit TsaD produces the protein MSKPLTLLGIETSCDETAAAVLRFEDGKATLLSDVIRTQLAEHAPYLGVVPEIAARAHAELADLTVAAAMNASGLKYADLDGVAATAGPGLIGGVLVGLMTGKAIAQAAGKPFIPVNHLEGHALSPRLSEDCPFPYLLLLVSGGHCQFLEVRGLGDYRRLGSTIDDAAGEAFDKVAKLLGLGFPGGPAVEKMAASGNPKAHDFPRPLLGRPGLEMSFAGLKTAIARASEGARTDQEKADICASFQAAICDVLAEKTRRALAGFDADADEKRFVVAGGVASNKAIRAALEAAASANGARLIAPPLRHCTDNAAMIALAGAERLAAGKDAEGLASGARPRWPLDEASAKADPVFGAGRRGAKA, from the coding sequence ATGAGCAAGCCCCTGACCCTCCTCGGCATCGAAACCAGCTGCGATGAAACCGCTGCCGCCGTGCTGCGCTTTGAAGACGGGAAAGCCACTTTGCTCTCCGATGTGATCCGTACCCAGCTGGCCGAACATGCGCCCTATCTTGGTGTGGTGCCGGAAATTGCTGCACGCGCCCATGCCGAGCTGGCGGACCTGACCGTCGCCGCCGCCATGAATGCCTCGGGCTTGAAATACGCAGATCTGGACGGCGTGGCCGCAACTGCCGGCCCCGGCCTGATCGGCGGCGTTCTGGTGGGGCTGATGACCGGCAAGGCGATTGCGCAGGCCGCCGGCAAGCCCTTTATCCCGGTGAACCATCTGGAAGGGCATGCCCTCTCGCCTCGCCTCAGCGAAGATTGCCCCTTCCCTTATCTCCTGCTGCTGGTTTCCGGCGGGCATTGCCAGTTTCTCGAAGTGCGCGGGCTAGGTGATTATCGCCGACTTGGCTCCACCATTGACGACGCCGCGGGCGAAGCCTTTGACAAGGTGGCCAAGCTGCTCGGCCTTGGCTTTCCCGGCGGCCCAGCGGTTGAGAAAATGGCGGCTTCGGGCAATCCGAAGGCACATGATTTCCCGCGCCCGCTACTGGGCCGGCCCGGCCTTGAAATGAGCTTTGCGGGCCTCAAAACGGCCATCGCGCGCGCCTCGGAAGGCGCCCGCACCGATCAGGAAAAGGCAGACATCTGCGCCAGCTTCCAGGCCGCAATCTGCGATGTGCTTGCAGAAAAAACGCGCCGCGCGCTGGCTGGATTTGATGCGGACGCAGATGAAAAGCGCTTCGTCGTGGCCGGAGGCGTCGCCTCCAACAAGGCAATCCGCGCCGCGCTGGAAGCGGCCGCAAGCGCCAACGGCGCCCGGCTGATTGCCCCGCCTCTGCGCCACTGCACCGATAATGCGGCGATGATCGCGCTCGCCGGGGCCGAACGCCTCGCTGCGGGCAAAGACGCCGAAGGCCTCGCATCAGGCGCGCGCCCGCGCTGGCCGTTAGACGAAGCCTCTGCCAAGGCAGATCCTGTCTTCGGCGCGGGCCGCCGCGGCGCCAAGGCCTGA